Proteins co-encoded in one Flavobacterium fluviale genomic window:
- a CDS encoding RNA polymerase sigma factor, with protein MEFEDIYKTYWDRIFRLCMGFVNDYDAAQDLAQETFIIVWQKLETFRNESSIGTWIFRIASNNCLRQIEKQKRFPKSELPVHLSEEKQISLEPQIQFLYKCIAELPETERIIISLELEDIKQAEIAKIVGLSEANVRVKIHRIKEKLTQKFKENGQR; from the coding sequence ATGGAATTCGAAGATATCTATAAAACATATTGGGATAGGATTTTCAGGCTTTGCATGGGTTTTGTAAACGATTATGATGCCGCGCAGGATTTGGCTCAGGAAACTTTTATAATTGTCTGGCAGAAACTGGAAACCTTTAGAAATGAATCTTCTATTGGAACTTGGATTTTTAGAATTGCTTCTAATAATTGTCTTAGGCAGATTGAAAAACAAAAACGTTTTCCGAAATCAGAGCTGCCCGTTCATCTTTCAGAAGAAAAACAAATTTCATTAGAACCTCAAATTCAGTTTTTGTACAAATGTATTGCTGAATTACCCGAAACAGAACGTATCATTATTTCGCTTGAATTAGAAGATATAAAGCAGGCAGAAATCGCCAAGATTGTGGGACTTTCTGAAGCAAATGTAAGAGTGAAAATTCACAGGATTAAAGAAAAACTGACTCAAAAATTTAAAGAAAATGGACAACGATAA
- a CDS encoding alpha/beta fold hydrolase encodes MKKYILIIALLFSALCVNVFAQTKSYPFEVIKTGKGKQSIIFIPGFASSGEVWNETKAAFEKDFTCYTLTMAGFAGVKPQPNPSFENWKAGIANYIKDNKIDKPILVGHSMGGGLALAIASDYPDLIGKIVVVDALPCLAALSDPSFKSKENNDCSPMVTQMAAMNETQFYDMQKQTMPRLLQDSSKLEMVVDWSVKSDRKTFSEVYCDFFNIDLRERISAIKCPSLILLESYFINLKPAIEGQYEKLKTAKFQYADKGLHFIMYDDKEWYLAQLNNFIKS; translated from the coding sequence ATGAAAAAGTATATTTTAATTATCGCCCTTTTATTTTCTGCATTATGCGTGAATGTTTTTGCACAAACAAAATCATATCCTTTTGAAGTTATTAAAACAGGAAAAGGAAAACAATCAATAATCTTCATTCCAGGATTTGCTTCTTCTGGAGAAGTTTGGAACGAAACCAAAGCAGCTTTCGAAAAAGATTTTACATGCTATACACTTACAATGGCAGGATTTGCTGGAGTAAAACCACAACCAAATCCTTCATTTGAAAACTGGAAAGCAGGGATTGCCAATTATATTAAAGACAATAAAATTGATAAGCCAATTTTAGTTGGCCACAGTATGGGAGGCGGATTGGCACTTGCAATCGCATCTGATTATCCGGATTTAATTGGTAAAATTGTGGTTGTTGATGCATTGCCATGTCTGGCTGCTTTGAGTGATCCTTCTTTTAAATCAAAAGAAAATAATGACTGTTCGCCAATGGTTACTCAAATGGCAGCAATGAACGAAACACAGTTTTATGATATGCAGAAACAAACGATGCCGAGACTTTTGCAAGATTCATCAAAATTAGAAATGGTTGTAGACTGGAGCGTAAAATCGGATAGAAAAACCTTTTCAGAAGTGTATTGCGATTTCTTTAATATCGATTTGAGAGAAAGAATCTCGGCGATAAAATGTCCTTCTTTGATTTTATTAGAATCTTATTTTATAAATTTAAAACCAGCAATTGAAGGTCAGTATGAAAAACTGAAAACAGCCAAATTTCAATATGCAGATAAAGGGCTTCATTTTATAATGTATGATGACAAAGAGTGGTATTTGGCACAATTAAACAATTTTATAAAATCTTAA
- the leuS gene encoding leucine--tRNA ligase, translating into MKYNPNEIDAKWQKYWAENQTFAAKNNSEKPKHYVLDMFPYPSGAGLHVGHPLGYIASDVYSRFKRHQGFNVLHPMGYDSFGLPAEQYAIQTGQRPEDTTRVNIDGGVDKEGKQIAGYRKQLDKIGFSFDWSREVRTSNPDYYKHTQWIFIQLFNSWYCKKQGKAFDISELVTVFEESGNALVEAVCDDNVVIFSADEWNSYSDDQKEKILLQYRMTYLAETEVNWCPGLGTVLANDEIVNGVSERGGFPVIRKKMTQWSMRISAYAERLLQGLNDIDWSESIKESQRNWIGKSVGAMVKFKVLSPESLAQSALSDSELGTKDSFIEVFTTRPDTIFGVTFMTLAPEHDLVAKITTPEQKAAVEAYIEKTAKRSERERMADVKTISGVFTGAYAEHPFTKEPIPVWIGDYVLAGYGTGAVMAVPCGDERDYAFANFFKGQNGMPEIKNIFANVDISEAAYGSKDNVEIANSDFLNGLNYKEATQKAISELEKIGQGTGKTNYRLRDAVFSRQRYWGEPFPVYYVNGLPKMIDAQHLPIILPEVEKYLPTEDGLPPLGNAVVWAWDTKQNKVVNTDLVDNVSIFPLELNTMPGWAGSSWYWMRYMDAHNENEFASKEALAYWENVDLYIGGSEHATGHLLYSRFWNKFLKDKGFAPTEEPFKKLINQGMILGTSAFVYRLEGTNTFVSKNKIGDQKVQPIHADVSLVNSSDELDVEKFKAWREDYADAEFFLDDNGKYIVGREVEKMSKSKYNVVTPDDICAEYGADTLRLYEMFLGPLEQAKPWNTAGISGVFGFLKKLWRLYFDDNGLIVNNDEPTKDNLKSLHKTIKKVADDIENFSFNTSVSQFMICVNELSSQNCHSRAILEPLAILVSPYAPHIAEELWSQLGHTTSISEVAFPIFDEKHLIETNKEYPVSFNGKMRFTIELPLDLTKEQIEEIVMKDERTQKQLDGKTPNKVIIVPGKIINLVG; encoded by the coding sequence ATGAAATACAATCCAAACGAAATTGACGCCAAATGGCAAAAATATTGGGCAGAAAATCAAACTTTTGCAGCAAAAAATAACTCTGAAAAACCTAAACATTATGTACTCGATATGTTTCCTTATCCGTCTGGAGCAGGATTGCACGTTGGGCACCCGCTGGGTTATATAGCTTCGGATGTATATTCTCGTTTCAAAAGACATCAAGGTTTCAATGTTTTGCATCCAATGGGTTACGACAGTTTCGGATTACCTGCAGAGCAATATGCGATCCAGACAGGACAGCGTCCAGAAGATACAACGCGCGTAAATATTGACGGTGGTGTAGACAAAGAAGGAAAACAAATTGCAGGATATAGAAAACAATTAGATAAAATCGGGTTTTCGTTCGATTGGAGTCGTGAAGTACGAACTTCAAATCCGGATTATTATAAACATACACAATGGATTTTTATTCAATTGTTCAATTCTTGGTATTGCAAAAAACAAGGAAAAGCATTTGATATTTCAGAATTGGTAACTGTTTTTGAAGAAAGCGGCAATGCATTAGTTGAAGCAGTCTGCGATGATAATGTAGTGATTTTTTCTGCTGATGAATGGAATTCTTATTCTGATGATCAAAAAGAAAAAATCTTGTTACAATACAGAATGACGTATTTGGCAGAAACCGAAGTAAACTGGTGTCCAGGCTTAGGAACTGTTTTGGCGAATGACGAAATTGTAAACGGAGTTTCAGAACGTGGAGGCTTTCCTGTTATAAGAAAAAAAATGACACAATGGAGTATGCGAATTTCTGCTTATGCCGAGCGCTTGCTTCAAGGTTTAAATGATATAGATTGGAGTGAGTCTATAAAAGAGAGCCAGCGTAACTGGATTGGAAAATCAGTGGGGGCGATGGTTAAGTTTAAAGTACTTAGTCCAGAGTCCTTAGCTCAAAGCGCACTTTCAGACTCAGAACTAGGGACTAAGGACTCTTTTATAGAAGTTTTCACTACTCGTCCTGATACTATTTTTGGAGTTACTTTTATGACTTTGGCTCCAGAACATGATTTGGTAGCTAAAATTACAACTCCAGAACAAAAAGCAGCAGTTGAGGCCTATATCGAAAAGACAGCAAAACGTTCGGAGCGTGAGCGTATGGCCGATGTAAAAACCATTTCGGGAGTATTTACAGGAGCTTATGCAGAACATCCTTTTACAAAAGAACCAATTCCGGTTTGGATTGGGGATTATGTTTTGGCTGGTTACGGAACAGGTGCTGTAATGGCGGTTCCTTGCGGAGACGAAAGAGATTATGCTTTTGCTAATTTCTTTAAAGGTCAAAACGGAATGCCGGAAATTAAAAACATTTTTGCGAATGTTGATATTTCTGAAGCAGCTTACGGATCAAAAGACAATGTTGAAATCGCAAATTCTGATTTCTTAAACGGATTAAACTATAAAGAAGCAACTCAAAAAGCAATTTCGGAATTAGAAAAAATTGGTCAGGGAACTGGTAAAACAAATTACCGTTTGCGTGATGCTGTTTTCTCTCGTCAGCGTTATTGGGGTGAACCTTTCCCAGTTTATTACGTAAACGGATTGCCTAAAATGATCGATGCACAGCATTTACCAATTATTTTACCAGAAGTAGAAAAATATTTACCAACCGAAGACGGATTGCCTCCTTTAGGAAACGCAGTGGTTTGGGCTTGGGATACAAAACAAAATAAAGTTGTTAATACAGATTTAGTTGACAATGTTTCAATTTTTCCTTTAGAATTGAACACTATGCCCGGTTGGGCTGGAAGTTCATGGTACTGGATGCGTTACATGGATGCGCACAACGAAAATGAATTTGCAAGTAAAGAAGCCTTGGCTTATTGGGAAAATGTAGATTTATACATTGGTGGAAGTGAGCATGCAACAGGTCACTTATTGTATTCTCGTTTCTGGAATAAATTCTTAAAAGACAAAGGTTTTGCTCCGACTGAAGAACCATTCAAAAAACTGATTAATCAGGGAATGATTTTGGGGACAAGTGCTTTTGTTTATAGATTGGAAGGCACAAATACTTTTGTATCTAAAAATAAAATTGGAGATCAAAAAGTACAGCCAATTCATGCTGATGTTTCTTTAGTTAATTCTTCTGATGAATTAGATGTTGAGAAATTCAAAGCTTGGAGAGAAGATTATGCTGATGCAGAATTTTTTTTAGACGATAACGGAAAATACATTGTAGGCCGCGAAGTCGAAAAAATGTCAAAATCGAAATACAATGTTGTAACTCCAGATGATATTTGTGCTGAATATGGAGCTGATACATTGCGTTTATATGAAATGTTTTTAGGTCCGTTAGAGCAGGCAAAACCTTGGAATACAGCTGGAATTTCCGGAGTTTTTGGTTTCTTGAAAAAATTATGGAGATTGTATTTTGATGATAACGGTTTAATCGTAAACAACGACGAGCCAACAAAAGACAACTTAAAATCATTGCATAAAACAATCAAAAAAGTAGCAGATGATATTGAGAATTTCTCTTTCAATACTTCGGTTTCTCAATTTATGATTTGTGTAAATGAATTGTCTTCTCAAAATTGTCATTCAAGAGCAATTTTAGAGCCGTTAGCAATTTTAGTTTCGCCTTATGCACCACATATTGCAGAAGAATTATGGTCGCAGTTAGGACATACAACTTCTATTTCTGAGGTTGCTTTCCCGATTTTTGATGAGAAACATTTAATTGAAACCAATAAAGAATACCCAGTTTCTTTCAACGGAAAAATGCGCTTCACAATCGAATTGCCTTTGGATTTAACCAAAGAACAAATCGAAGAAATCGTAATGAAAGACGAAAGAACGCAAAAACAATTAGACGGAAAAACTCCAAATAAAGTGATAATTGTTCCTGGAAAAATCATCAATTTGGTAGGATAA
- a CDS encoding cell division protein FtsX: protein MSSNFDKFQKRRLISSYFSVVLSVFLVLFLLGVLGLFIINSKNLADDFKEKIAMTVFFKNEANDSIIKAFDSELKRAPFALSHVYVSKEKAAKEHTDIIGEDFLTFLGENPLLNSYDIHLKADYVERDSIVKIENRFRKNAMISDIVYDKQLVNLVNDNIRKVSMWILIISGFLTIIAVLLINSSLRLSIHSNRFIIKTMQMVGATKAFIRKPFVMRSVKLGMLGAGLAIIALIALLIYVDTNFPGLGILEDKALTGLILVGVFALGVLITWVSTHFATQRFLNLRTDDLY, encoded by the coding sequence ATGAGTTCTAACTTTGATAAATTTCAAAAGCGCAGGTTAATTTCCTCTTATTTTTCGGTTGTATTAAGTGTATTCTTGGTTTTATTCCTTTTGGGAGTACTGGGATTATTCATTATTAATTCTAAAAATCTAGCTGATGATTTTAAAGAAAAAATCGCAATGACGGTTTTCTTTAAAAACGAAGCGAATGATAGTATTATAAAGGCATTTGATTCCGAATTAAAAAGAGCTCCTTTTGCGCTTTCGCATGTTTATGTTTCCAAAGAAAAAGCAGCAAAAGAGCACACTGATATTATTGGTGAAGATTTCCTAACCTTTTTGGGAGAAAATCCTTTGCTGAATTCATACGATATTCACTTAAAAGCAGATTATGTGGAAAGAGATAGTATCGTTAAAATCGAGAACCGCTTTCGCAAAAATGCCATGATATCTGACATTGTTTATGACAAACAATTAGTAAATCTGGTAAATGACAACATTAGAAAAGTTAGTATGTGGATTTTAATAATCAGCGGTTTCTTAACCATTATTGCTGTTTTATTAATCAACAGTTCTCTTCGTTTGTCTATACATTCCAATCGTTTTATCATTAAAACCATGCAGATGGTTGGCGCAACCAAAGCTTTTATTCGTAAGCCTTTTGTAATGCGAAGTGTAAAACTAGGAATGCTTGGCGCTGGTCTTGCCATTATTGCGTTAATTGCACTTTTAATTTATGTAGATACTAATTTCCCTGGTTTAGGAATTCTAGAAGACAAAGCTTTAACCGGTTTGATTTTGGTTGGCGTTTTCGCATTAGGAGTTCTAATTACTTGGGTAAGTACGCATTTTGCAACACAACGTTTCTTGAATTTAAGAACTGATGATCTTTATTAA
- a CDS encoding DUF3098 domain-containing protein, with translation MKNNNNNKEQAQAQPKQEFLFDGINYKILLIGIAVIAVGFILMSGGGSKDPNVFNEDIFSFRRIRLAPTTVLIGFGITIYSIFKKSK, from the coding sequence ATGAAAAACAACAACAATAACAAAGAACAAGCTCAGGCACAGCCGAAACAGGAATTCCTTTTTGACGGCATCAATTATAAAATTTTATTGATTGGTATTGCTGTAATTGCAGTAGGATTTATTTTAATGTCTGGCGGAGGAAGTAAAGATCCTAATGTTTTTAACGAAGATATTTTTAGTTTTAGACGTATCCGTTTAGCGCCAACAACTGTTTTAATTGGTTTCGGAATCACGATTTATTCTATTTTCAAAAAATCTAAATAG
- a CDS encoding undecaprenyl-diphosphate phosphatase, translated as MNTLQAIVLAIIEGITEFLPVSSTGHMIIASSFFGIAHDDFTKLFTIVIQLGAILSVVILYFKRFFQTFDFYFKLLVAFIPAVVLGLLLSDFIDGLLENPVTVAISLLIGGIILLKVDEWFNKPNDPEVSTEITYAKAFKIGLFQCLAMIPGVSRSGASIVGGMSQKLSRTSAAEFSFFLAVPTMLGATAKKCYDYYKAGFELSHDQINMLVIGNIVAFVVALLAIKTFIGFLTKNGFKVFGYYRILAGIILLLIHFFIHPLTII; from the coding sequence ATGAATACATTACAAGCTATCGTTCTTGCCATTATTGAAGGAATTACAGAATTTTTACCTGTTTCTTCAACTGGACACATGATTATTGCCTCTTCTTTTTTTGGAATCGCTCATGATGATTTCACTAAACTTTTTACCATTGTAATTCAGCTTGGCGCGATACTTTCGGTTGTAATTTTATACTTCAAACGTTTCTTTCAAACTTTTGATTTCTATTTTAAACTTCTAGTTGCTTTTATTCCTGCAGTAGTTTTAGGATTACTATTAAGTGATTTTATTGATGGTTTATTAGAAAATCCCGTTACGGTTGCTATTTCACTTTTGATTGGAGGAATTATTTTATTGAAAGTTGATGAATGGTTCAACAAACCAAACGATCCTGAAGTTTCAACTGAGATCACTTACGCAAAAGCTTTTAAAATTGGACTATTTCAATGTTTGGCAATGATCCCTGGAGTTTCACGAAGCGGCGCTAGTATTGTAGGTGGAATGTCTCAAAAATTATCAAGAACTTCTGCTGCAGAATTTTCATTTTTCTTAGCAGTTCCAACTATGTTAGGCGCAACAGCAAAAAAATGTTACGATTATTACAAAGCTGGATTTGAATTGTCTCACGATCAAATTAACATGCTTGTTATTGGAAATATTGTCGCTTTTGTTGTAGCACTTTTGGCCATTAAAACTTTCATCGGATTTTTAACTAAAAACGGATTTAAAGTTTTTGGTTATTACCGAATCTTAGCTGGAATCATTTTATTATTGATTCACTTTTTCATTCACCCGCTTACCATCATATAA
- the truB gene encoding tRNA pseudouridine(55) synthase TruB, with the protein MTPEEYLEGQVLLIDKPLKWSSFQAVNKLKYLLINKVGLPKKFKIGHAGTLDPLATGLLLICTGKFTKRISELQGQAKEYTGTFYIGATTPSYDLETEIDQTFPTDHINEVLIHETVKQFLGEIDQKPPIFSAIKKDGVRLYEHARAGETVEIASRKTTIHEFEITRIALPEVDFRVVCSKGTYIRSLAYDFGKAMNSGSHLTVLRRTKIGDYDVKNAIDITLFEESLK; encoded by the coding sequence ATGACACCTGAAGAATATTTAGAAGGACAAGTTTTATTGATTGACAAACCATTAAAATGGAGTTCGTTTCAAGCTGTCAATAAATTAAAATACCTTTTAATTAATAAAGTTGGACTTCCTAAAAAGTTCAAAATTGGCCACGCCGGAACTTTAGATCCGCTGGCGACTGGACTTTTATTGATTTGTACTGGAAAATTCACCAAAAGAATTTCTGAACTTCAAGGTCAGGCAAAAGAATATACTGGAACTTTTTACATTGGAGCCACTACTCCATCTTACGATTTAGAGACTGAAATCGACCAGACTTTTCCAACAGATCATATCAACGAAGTTTTAATTCACGAAACGGTAAAGCAGTTTTTAGGAGAAATAGATCAAAAACCGCCTATTTTTTCGGCTATAAAAAAAGATGGAGTTCGTTTATACGAGCATGCACGCGCTGGTGAAACAGTAGAAATTGCAAGCAGAAAAACTACTATTCACGAATTTGAAATTACAAGAATTGCATTGCCCGAAGTAGATTTCAGAGTGGTTTGCAGTAAAGGAACTTACATTCGTTCTTTGGCTTACGACTTTGGAAAAGCCATGAATTCAGGTTCACATTTAACTGTTTTACGCCGTACTAAAATTGGAGATTATGATGTAAAGAATGCAATTGACATCACTTTATTTGAGGAAAGTCTGAAATAA
- a CDS encoding thioredoxin family protein yields the protein MKSIVAKALFNSHSYAEYRKLVTDLLSEGKSTGNEQSESLTNYSKLNEARMNRLEKTIQIAEPIIDKLQHLDNHYIWLVLSEGWCGDAAQILPILNKMALASNKKVDLRIALRDENDDLMSQYLTNGGRAIPKIIVICKEAGIVRADWGPRPKGATELMAIHKRDVGPINEKIKTDLQLWYLADKGISVQEELLEIMENIKYNRL from the coding sequence ATGAAAAGCATCGTAGCCAAAGCATTATTCAACAGTCATTCTTATGCTGAATACAGAAAATTAGTAACCGACTTATTATCTGAAGGGAAGTCGACAGGAAACGAACAATCGGAAAGCTTGACAAATTATTCAAAATTAAACGAAGCGAGAATGAATAGGCTGGAAAAGACCATACAAATTGCTGAACCTATTATTGATAAACTGCAGCATTTAGACAATCATTATATATGGCTGGTACTTTCTGAAGGCTGGTGCGGCGATGCAGCGCAGATTCTTCCTATTTTAAATAAAATGGCGTTGGCTTCCAATAAAAAAGTGGATCTAAGAATAGCTTTGCGTGACGAAAACGACGATTTAATGAGTCAGTATCTTACAAATGGAGGAAGGGCAATTCCTAAAATAATTGTTATTTGTAAAGAAGCCGGAATTGTTCGTGCAGATTGGGGACCAAGACCCAAAGGTGCCACCGAATTAATGGCAATTCATAAAAGAGATGTCGGGCCAATTAATGAAAAAATAAAAACAGATTTACAATTGTGGTATTTGGCAGATAAAGGAATCTCCGTTCAGGAAGAACTGCTTGAAATTATGGAGAATATTAAATATAATCGATTGTGA
- the pyrH gene encoding UMP kinase: MKYKRILLKLSGEALMGDLQYGIDPKRLAEYADEIKQIHSKGVEIAIVIGGGNIFRGVAGASSGMDRVQGDYMGMLATVINGMALQGALEDKGMKTRLQTALKMESIAEPYIKRRADRHLEKGRIVIFGAGTGNPYFTTDTAAVLRGIEINADVILKGTRVDGVYDCDPEKNASAVKFDFISFDDVIKKGLNVMDTTAFTLSQENKLPIVVFDMNKIGNLLKICEGENIGTVVNI, translated from the coding sequence ATGAAATATAAAAGAATTCTTCTAAAACTTAGCGGCGAAGCGCTAATGGGTGATTTACAATACGGTATAGACCCAAAAAGATTAGCCGAATATGCAGATGAAATTAAGCAGATTCACAGTAAAGGAGTAGAGATTGCAATTGTTATTGGAGGAGGAAATATATTTAGAGGAGTTGCTGGAGCAAGTTCCGGAATGGACAGAGTTCAAGGTGATTACATGGGTATGCTTGCAACTGTAATTAACGGAATGGCTTTACAAGGCGCTCTTGAAGACAAAGGAATGAAAACGCGTTTGCAGACTGCTTTAAAAATGGAATCTATTGCAGAACCATACATTAAAAGAAGAGCAGACCGCCACTTAGAAAAAGGCAGAATCGTAATTTTTGGTGCCGGGACCGGAAATCCATATTTTACAACAGATACTGCAGCAGTTTTAAGAGGAATCGAAATTAATGCTGATGTTATCCTAAAAGGAACTCGTGTTGATGGTGTTTATGATTGTGACCCTGAGAAAAATGCTTCTGCAGTAAAATTTGACTTTATTTCGTTTGACGATGTAATCAAAAAAGGTTTAAATGTAATGGACACTACTGCATTTACACTTAGTCAAGAAAACAAATTACCAATCGTAGTTTTTGATATGAATAAAATTGGAAACTTGTTGAAAATCTGCGAAGGCGAAAACATAGGAACTGTAGTTAATATATAG
- the frr gene encoding ribosome recycling factor, producing MTEEIDFILESTEESMNGTIAHLEKEFLNIRAGKASPAMLGGVFVDYYGSATPLSQVSKISVPDARTITLQPFEKNMLQAIEKAILIANIGFNPMNNGDMIIISVPPLTEERRRDLAKQAKSEAEDAKIGIRNSRKDANTDIKKLEKEGTSEDICKSAEEEVQNLTNAFIKKIDELLVLKEAEIMKV from the coding sequence ATGACTGAAGAAATAGACTTTATTTTAGAAAGTACTGAGGAATCAATGAATGGTACTATTGCACACTTAGAGAAAGAATTTCTTAATATTCGTGCAGGAAAAGCTTCTCCAGCAATGCTTGGAGGTGTTTTTGTGGATTATTACGGATCTGCAACACCGCTTTCTCAAGTATCTAAAATCAGTGTTCCAGATGCTAGAACAATTACATTACAGCCATTTGAAAAAAATATGCTGCAAGCAATTGAGAAAGCTATCTTAATCGCAAACATTGGTTTTAACCCGATGAACAATGGTGACATGATTATTATCAGCGTACCGCCATTGACAGAAGAGCGTCGTCGTGACTTGGCTAAACAAGCAAAATCTGAGGCTGAAGATGCTAAAATCGGTATTCGTAACTCTCGTAAAGATGCAAATACTGACATTAAAAAATTAGAAAAAGAAGGAACTTCTGAAGACATTTGCAAATCTGCTGAAGAAGAAGTTCAAAACTTGACAAACGCTTTTATTAAAAAAATTGATGAATTATTGGTTTTAAAAGAAGCCGAAATCATGAAAGTGTAA